One genomic window of Maribacter aquivivus includes the following:
- the amaB gene encoding L-piperidine-6-carboxylate dehydrogenase encodes MSKIAANFGIHDALKALGIKDVNEGTSTGSNNFSSGDIISSYSPVDGSLIAKVKTTTKEDYEKVMSTATTTFKEWRTKPAPLRGEIVRQFGEKLRELKEPLGKLVSYEMGKSYQEGLGEVQEMIDICDFAVGLSRQLHGLTMHSERPGHRMYEQYHSLGVVGIISAFNFPVAVWAWNTALAWICGDVCVWKPSEKTPLCGIACQNIAAAVMKANNLPEGISCLINGDYKIGELMTQDNRIPLVSATGSIRMGKIVAQAVAARLGKSLLELGGNNAIIVTPDADLKMTVIGAVFGAVGTAGQRCTSTRRLIIHESMYDKVKEAVVAAYQQLRIGNPLDENNHVGPLIDTDAVAQYKMALDKVVKEGGKLIVEGGVLDGAGFESGCYVKPAIAEAKNDFEIVQHETFAPVLYLLKYSGDVENAIAIQNGVVQGLSSAIMTNNLREAEHFLSAWGSDCGIANVNIGTSGAEIGGAFGGEKETGGGRESGSDAWKVYMRRQTNTINYTTELPLAQGIKFDL; translated from the coding sequence ATGTCAAAAATAGCAGCAAATTTTGGAATACACGATGCTCTTAAAGCATTAGGAATTAAAGATGTTAACGAGGGTACTTCAACCGGATCTAATAATTTTTCTTCAGGCGATATTATTTCATCATACTCACCAGTAGATGGTTCACTAATTGCAAAGGTCAAAACAACGACAAAAGAAGATTACGAAAAAGTAATGTCTACTGCTACGACAACTTTTAAAGAGTGGAGAACAAAACCTGCACCGCTACGTGGTGAAATTGTTAGACAATTCGGCGAAAAATTAAGAGAACTTAAAGAACCATTAGGCAAACTTGTTTCTTATGAAATGGGAAAAAGCTACCAAGAAGGTTTAGGCGAGGTTCAAGAAATGATAGATATCTGTGATTTTGCAGTAGGTCTTTCTCGTCAATTACACGGTTTAACTATGCACTCAGAAAGACCTGGACATAGAATGTACGAGCAATATCATTCATTAGGTGTGGTTGGTATTATTTCTGCCTTTAATTTTCCTGTAGCCGTTTGGGCTTGGAATACGGCTCTTGCGTGGATCTGTGGTGATGTTTGTGTTTGGAAACCATCAGAAAAAACCCCTTTATGCGGTATTGCTTGTCAAAATATAGCTGCTGCAGTCATGAAAGCCAATAACCTACCTGAAGGTATTTCTTGCTTAATAAATGGTGATTATAAAATTGGTGAATTAATGACCCAAGATAATAGAATACCGTTAGTATCTGCTACAGGATCTATTAGAATGGGAAAAATAGTTGCTCAAGCTGTTGCTGCCAGACTTGGAAAATCTTTACTGGAACTTGGTGGCAACAATGCTATCATAGTTACACCAGATGCTGACTTAAAAATGACTGTAATCGGTGCTGTATTCGGTGCTGTAGGTACAGCGGGTCAACGTTGTACTTCTACTAGAAGATTAATCATTCACGAATCAATGTATGATAAAGTAAAAGAAGCTGTTGTAGCTGCATATCAACAATTAAGAATTGGTAACCCTTTAGATGAAAACAATCACGTAGGTCCATTAATTGATACCGATGCGGTTGCTCAATACAAAATGGCTCTAGATAAAGTGGTTAAAGAAGGTGGAAAATTAATCGTAGAAGGTGGCGTACTAGACGGTGCCGGCTTTGAAAGTGGTTGCTACGTTAAGCCTGCAATCGCAGAAGCTAAAAACGATTTCGAAATTGTTCAGCACGAAACATTTGCGCCGGTTCTTTACCTATTAAAATATTCTGGTGATGTTGAAAATGCCATTGCTATTCAAAATGGTGTGGTACAAGGACTCTCATCTGCTATTATGACAAACAATCTTCGTGAAGCAGAACATTTTCTTTCTGCTTGGGGTAGCGACTGTGGTATTGCCAATGTAAACATCGGTACTTCTGGTGCTGAAATTGGTGGAGCCTTCGGTGGTGAAAAAGAAACTGGCGGCGGTCGTGAAAGCGGTTCTGATGCTTGGAAAGTGTACATGAGAAGACAAACCAATACTATTAATTATACTACTGAGCTTCCTTTGGCCCAGGGCATAAAGTTTGATCTATAA
- a CDS encoding OmpA family protein, with amino-acid sequence MTRTIKYLLLMLITIVVGTYFFITCCSECGAAVTSTEPTTQKEIIKAPSATSYPFAIDGNGFAYNTNDNYNFNISSHDILMPLSAELTEGVSGLQSHLESNGSNVINVTGYYTSEEENNTAFPNLGLARANSIKNDLASKGFSTAQINTQGKLMDEMIPKDGTYWGAASFDLEEKSATADDDLKALYDKIKADPLILYFNTAEASIHLDAAQRQKVADISRYLDKVSDATASVVGHTDATGQASTNMRLGQDRAEFAKNYLMQNGIAADKIIARSKGQTQPIATNATEEGRVKNRRTVITLK; translated from the coding sequence ATGACAAGAACAATCAAGTATTTATTATTGATGTTGATTACCATTGTAGTCGGTACTTACTTCTTTATAACCTGTTGCAGCGAATGCGGTGCGGCGGTTACAAGTACAGAGCCCACTACACAAAAGGAAATCATTAAAGCGCCCTCGGCTACATCTTACCCCTTCGCTATCGATGGAAACGGATTTGCCTACAACACCAATGACAATTATAACTTTAACATTTCGTCACACGACATTTTAATGCCTTTAAGTGCTGAATTGACTGAAGGAGTTTCTGGTCTACAAAGCCATTTAGAGTCAAATGGAAGTAATGTTATAAACGTAACAGGATATTACACAAGTGAAGAAGAAAACAATACTGCGTTTCCTAACTTAGGACTTGCAAGAGCAAATTCAATTAAAAACGATTTAGCCTCTAAAGGATTTTCTACTGCTCAAATTAATACCCAAGGTAAACTTATGGATGAAATGATTCCAAAAGATGGTACATATTGGGGAGCTGCTTCATTTGATCTTGAAGAAAAATCTGCCACTGCAGATGATGATCTAAAGGCTTTATATGATAAAATTAAAGCTGATCCGCTAATTCTTTATTTCAATACTGCAGAAGCATCAATTCACTTAGATGCCGCACAACGACAAAAAGTTGCCGATATTTCTAGATACTTAGATAAAGTTTCTGATGCTACCGCAAGCGTTGTTGGCCATACAGATGCAACTGGGCAAGCAAGTACAAATATGAGACTAGGTCAAGACAGAGCAGAATTCGCGAAAAATTACTTAATGCAAAACGGAATAGCTGCAGATAAAATAATTGCTAGGTCTAAAGGACAAACGCAACCAATCGCTACTAATGCCACTGAAGAAGGCAGAGTAAAAAATAGACGAACAGTTATTACATTAAAATAA
- a CDS encoding acyl-ACP desaturase, whose translation MSTKNIRLEVMQALEPKVESFMDSFLIKPEDIWQPTDFLPDSQKDTFLQEVKDIREESKDLGYDFWVTMVADTITEEALPTYESWLMDVVGVDQHGDHKTNGWAKWVRAWTAEENRHGDVLNKYLYLSGRVNMKEIEITTQHLISDGFDIGTDRDPYKNFVYTSFQELATNISHKRVGQMAKKKGNALLGKMCTIIAGDEMRHHLAYREFVKTIMGEDPSGMMIAFADMMKKKIVMPAHFLRESGGTIGSAFENFSNCAQRLGVYTAQDYVDILSKLNAYWELETVRSLNEEAEKARDYLIKLPSRLERIAERMKFPQDQYHFKWVEANGAL comes from the coding sequence ATGTCTACTAAAAATATAAGATTAGAAGTGATGCAGGCCTTAGAGCCTAAGGTAGAAAGTTTCATGGATTCTTTCCTTATAAAACCAGAGGATATATGGCAACCAACAGATTTTTTACCAGATTCTCAAAAGGATACATTCTTGCAAGAAGTGAAAGATATTCGTGAAGAGTCTAAAGATTTAGGATATGATTTTTGGGTAACCATGGTAGCAGATACCATTACTGAAGAAGCGTTACCAACCTACGAATCTTGGTTAATGGATGTTGTTGGTGTTGATCAACACGGTGACCATAAAACGAATGGTTGGGCAAAATGGGTTCGCGCTTGGACGGCTGAAGAAAATAGACACGGAGATGTGTTGAACAAATATCTTTATTTATCTGGAAGGGTAAATATGAAAGAAATCGAGATTACTACCCAACATTTAATTTCTGATGGTTTTGATATTGGTACTGATCGTGATCCATATAAAAACTTTGTATATACCTCTTTTCAAGAACTAGCTACCAACATTTCTCATAAGCGAGTTGGGCAAATGGCAAAGAAAAAAGGAAATGCCTTATTAGGTAAAATGTGTACTATTATTGCTGGTGATGAAATGAGACACCATTTAGCATATAGAGAATTTGTAAAGACCATTATGGGTGAAGATCCATCTGGTATGATGATTGCCTTTGCAGATATGATGAAGAAGAAAATTGTAATGCCAGCACACTTTTTACGTGAGTCTGGTGGTACAATAGGATCGGCATTTGAGAATTTCTCTAACTGTGCGCAACGTTTAGGTGTGTATACTGCACAAGATTATGTAGATATTCTAAGTAAGCTTAATGCGTATTGGGAACTAGAAACTGTTCGTTCTTTGAATGAAGAAGCGGAAAAGGCACGTGACTATTTAATTAAGTTGCCTTCAAGGTTAGAAAGAATTGCAGAGCGCATGAAATTTCCACAAGATCAATATCACTTTAAGTGGGTTGAGGCAAACGGAGCATTATAA
- a CDS encoding metallophosphoesterase family protein, protein MSTKRTLVVGDIHSGLQALKQVLEKAAITEDDTIIFLGDYIDGWSEAVETINYLLELKETYNCIYLRGNHDELCYEWLTGKADNPTWFLHGGEATSYSYGKASKETKDRHIKFYESLENYYLDSENRLFLHAGFTNLKGIEHEYFKKTFYWDRTLWELALSLNTDLDKDHIHYPKRLKNYSEIYIGHTPVTRIGKTTPQKAANVWNIDTGAAFKGPLTIFNADTKDYWQSDPVYTFYPNETGRN, encoded by the coding sequence ATGAGTACAAAAAGAACACTGGTTGTAGGTGACATTCATTCAGGATTACAAGCTTTAAAGCAAGTACTTGAAAAAGCAGCTATAACTGAAGATGATACTATAATATTTTTAGGAGATTATATAGACGGATGGAGCGAAGCTGTTGAAACCATAAATTATCTTTTAGAATTAAAAGAAACTTATAATTGTATATACCTACGTGGTAATCATGATGAGCTTTGTTATGAGTGGTTAACTGGCAAGGCAGACAACCCAACATGGTTTCTGCATGGTGGAGAGGCAACATCATATTCGTATGGTAAGGCTTCTAAAGAAACGAAAGATAGGCACATAAAGTTTTATGAAAGCTTGGAGAATTATTATCTAGATTCAGAAAACAGATTGTTTTTACATGCGGGTTTTACGAACCTAAAAGGAATAGAACATGAGTATTTTAAAAAAACGTTCTACTGGGATCGCACCTTATGGGAGCTGGCACTTTCATTAAATACAGATTTAGATAAAGATCACATTCATTATCCGAAGCGATTAAAAAACTATTCTGAAATTTATATAGGGCATACACCAGTTACTCGTATTGGTAAAACCACGCCGCAGAAAGCAGCTAATGTTTGGAATATTGATACCGGTGCAGCCTTTAAAGGACCATTAACTATATTTAATGCAGATACAAAAGATTATTGGCAAAGTGATCCAGTGTATACCTTTTATCCCAATGAAACGGGCAGAAACTAA
- a CDS encoding DNA helicase PriA — MDDIQQSEYKKACANCGAELKFKPGSHQLTCEYCGYEEFIEQSKTSFEELELEHYLKIVGENAYTETIELLHCKNCGANQHVEENYKSLNCVYCSEPLIREDIEKEGWILPGALVPFQLDAKKAQAIFKGWVGKIWFAPDNLKKAALDPEGLHGLYVPYWTFDANLFASYQGQRGDYYYETQTYNSNKGKRTRQVRKTRWTYASGKVDGFVDDILINASEKKRREIPAKVAFWNLKDLVVFNSKYLSGFVTEKYTVSLKEGHHKSFQEAKNIAYNWIKRDIGGDTQRVANADIKLSDEKFKHILLPIYLSSYRYDGKEFNFYINGQTGVLSGNRPYSFWKIFFLVIFILVIIAIIAIFAK; from the coding sequence ATGGACGATATTCAACAATCGGAGTATAAAAAAGCATGTGCCAATTGTGGGGCCGAGCTTAAGTTTAAGCCAGGTTCACATCAATTAACATGCGAGTACTGTGGCTATGAAGAATTTATTGAGCAATCTAAAACGAGCTTTGAAGAATTAGAATTAGAGCATTACTTAAAGATTGTTGGTGAAAATGCCTATACCGAAACTATAGAGTTGTTGCATTGTAAAAACTGTGGCGCCAACCAACATGTAGAAGAAAACTACAAATCGCTTAATTGTGTGTATTGTAGCGAGCCTTTAATTCGAGAAGATATTGAAAAAGAAGGATGGATCTTACCGGGTGCTTTAGTTCCTTTTCAGTTAGATGCAAAAAAGGCACAAGCAATATTTAAAGGATGGGTAGGTAAAATTTGGTTTGCACCAGACAATTTAAAAAAAGCTGCTTTAGATCCAGAAGGATTACATGGACTTTATGTGCCTTATTGGACGTTCGATGCCAATCTGTTTGCGTCTTATCAAGGGCAACGCGGAGATTATTATTATGAAACCCAAACTTATAATAGTAATAAAGGAAAAAGAACAAGGCAGGTTAGAAAAACAAGGTGGACGTACGCTTCTGGCAAAGTAGATGGTTTTGTAGATGATATTTTAATCAATGCTTCAGAAAAGAAACGCAGGGAGATTCCTGCTAAAGTCGCTTTTTGGAACTTGAAAGATTTGGTTGTTTTCAATTCTAAATATCTATCAGGCTTTGTAACGGAAAAATACACGGTTTCCTTAAAAGAAGGGCATCACAAGTCATTTCAAGAAGCTAAGAACATTGCTTATAATTGGATAAAGCGAGATATTGGTGGTGATACTCAAAGAGTGGCAAATGCCGATATTAAGTTATCTGATGAAAAGTTCAAACATATTTTACTCCCCATTTACCTAAGTTCATATAGGTATGATGGTAAAGAGTTTAATTTTTATATAAATGGACAAACAGGTGTGCTAAGTGGAAATAGACCATATTCATTTTGGAAAATTTTCTTTTTAGTGATTTTTATCCTTGTCATAATAGCTATAATTGCGATTTTTGCTAAATGA
- a CDS encoding SPFH domain-containing protein has product MSIFDEIKKKLSHEFIDIIEWLDTTNDTIVHRFERYQNEIKNNAQLIVREGQTAVFINEGQLADVFKPGTYTLNTQNLPILTTLKGWKYGFDSPFKAEVYFVNTHLFTDEKWGTKNPFILSDDRFGLVEIRAFGTYSFRINDPGKFIIDVVGTDGNFTNYEVNEHLKSLIVTRFTDTVGEANLPIELYAANTSELSETCQEVMQPEFNRVGIELEKFYIENVSMPEELKKEIFEYSRLDKLDMTKLAQFKAAKSMELAAKNEGGTAGAGMGMGMGFVLAQQMGGLMGQPATQPFGGQSAQQPQAPPPMPTQVTYFYAVNGHQLGPVAFDKLKELFASRTINRDSLIWKQGMASWTALKEVEELKSFLGGNTPPPLPTA; this is encoded by the coding sequence ATGAGTATATTTGATGAAATTAAGAAGAAACTAAGCCATGAGTTTATTGATATTATTGAATGGCTAGATACTACAAACGATACTATAGTCCATCGTTTTGAGCGTTATCAAAATGAGATAAAGAACAACGCACAGTTAATTGTTCGTGAAGGACAAACGGCAGTTTTTATTAATGAAGGACAATTAGCAGATGTTTTTAAACCTGGCACTTATACTTTAAACACTCAAAATCTACCCATATTAACGACCTTAAAAGGTTGGAAATACGGTTTTGACAGTCCGTTCAAAGCTGAGGTGTATTTTGTGAATACACACCTTTTTACCGATGAAAAATGGGGAACTAAAAATCCATTTATACTTAGTGATGATAGATTTGGCTTAGTAGAAATACGTGCTTTTGGTACCTATAGTTTTAGAATTAATGATCCAGGTAAGTTTATTATAGATGTGGTGGGTACAGATGGTAACTTCACGAATTATGAAGTTAATGAACATTTAAAAAGTTTAATAGTTACGCGTTTTACTGATACAGTAGGTGAAGCTAACTTGCCAATAGAATTATATGCTGCCAATACCAGTGAACTTTCAGAAACATGCCAAGAGGTAATGCAGCCAGAGTTTAATAGGGTTGGTATTGAGTTAGAGAAGTTCTACATCGAAAATGTATCGATGCCGGAAGAACTTAAGAAAGAAATTTTCGAATACAGCCGATTAGATAAGTTGGACATGACCAAATTAGCCCAATTCAAAGCTGCAAAGTCAATGGAGCTAGCAGCTAAAAATGAAGGTGGTACCGCTGGTGCCGGTATGGGTATGGGTATGGGCTTTGTATTAGCACAACAAATGGGTGGTTTAATGGGTCAGCCGGCAACGCAACCTTTTGGTGGGCAATCTGCACAGCAGCCACAGGCACCACCACCAATGCCAACGCAGGTAACTTATTTCTATGCAGTAAATGGGCATCAGTTAGGGCCTGTTGCGTTTGATAAGCTTAAGGAGTTATTTGCAAGCAGGACCATTAATAGGGATTCTCTTATTTGGAAACAAGGAATGGCAAGTTGGACCGCTTTGAAAGAAGTAGAAGAATTAAAATCTTTCTTAGGCGGTAATACACCACCACCTTTACCAACGGCATAA
- a CDS encoding carbohydrate kinase family protein → MKKVFCIGELLIDFVAENQGKDLSKAKEFSKKAGGAPANVSCAISKLGGESLFIGCVGDDPFGTFLLRILENEKVDISSAQKSDTFTTLAFVSIDADGERDFVFSRGADKELTYDSSLKSRFENNILHFGAATALLGGSLEETYNRYLFDGITKNAFISFDPNYRVDLWKNKEDVFIRKCHPYIEKSHLCKFSLEEAQLLSGKDNLDEACQVFHEMGTQIIVITLGSEGTLLSTANFSKTIPSIKVTPKDTTGAGDAFIGCLLQQISQHSKFENVLADEKLLTNMVARANKAGAITTENFGAIESLPTLQQLDS, encoded by the coding sequence ATGAAAAAAGTATTTTGTATTGGTGAATTGTTGATTGATTTCGTTGCTGAAAACCAAGGTAAAGATTTATCTAAAGCTAAAGAATTTTCTAAGAAAGCTGGTGGGGCACCTGCCAATGTTTCTTGCGCTATTAGTAAGCTTGGTGGCGAAAGTCTTTTTATTGGTTGCGTAGGTGATGACCCTTTTGGCACCTTTTTATTACGTATTCTTGAAAATGAAAAAGTAGATATTTCTTCAGCACAAAAAAGTGACACCTTTACTACTCTAGCATTTGTTTCTATTGATGCCGATGGAGAGCGAGATTTTGTTTTTAGCCGTGGTGCAGACAAAGAACTCACTTATGATTCATCTCTTAAATCTAGATTTGAAAATAACATATTGCATTTTGGTGCTGCTACTGCACTATTGGGCGGTTCATTAGAGGAGACGTATAACAGATATTTATTTGATGGAATCACTAAAAATGCCTTCATCAGTTTTGATCCAAACTACAGGGTAGACCTTTGGAAAAACAAAGAGGATGTTTTTATTCGTAAATGCCATCCTTACATAGAAAAATCTCATTTATGTAAATTTAGTTTAGAGGAAGCACAACTTCTTTCTGGTAAGGATAATTTAGATGAAGCATGTCAAGTTTTCCATGAAATGGGAACCCAAATTATTGTTATTACCCTAGGTAGTGAAGGCACATTACTAAGCACTGCTAATTTCAGTAAAACTATACCAAGTATAAAAGTCACCCCTAAGGACACCACAGGTGCCGGAGACGCCTTTATTGGCTGTTTATTGCAACAAATCTCGCAACATTCTAAGTTTGAAAACGTATTAGCAGACGAAAAATTATTAACCAATATGGTTGCCAGAGCTAATAAAGCTGGAGCAATTACAACTGAAAATTTTGGGGCAATTGAATCACTTCCTACTTTACAACAATTAGACTCTTAA
- a CDS encoding amylosucrase, giving the protein MNQAELLRLLAERGQKKKGANSLSSLFEQRLATNLSLVKTQFFSLYQETEHKAYFFTLLDTLDTLFKDRPTELQKQDIARLNSGNWYQSEQMVGMQMYVDRFNKDINGLKDKLPYFQDLGVNFLHLMPITTRPSGENDGGYAVNSYHEIDPKYGTKEDFTTFTKKARDHNMFLMLDFVVNHTSDEFIWAKKAKEGSQHHQNYYYTYSDRHIPDEFEKTLPEIFPQSAPGNFTYNQEMEKWVMTCFNNYQWDLNYRNPEVFIEMLGNLMSLANLGVDVIRFDALAFLWKKLGTSSQNLPEAHTLISLFRMCLQVIAPGVILLAEAIVAPRNIIKYFGEDTTEGNECEVAYNASLMALLWNSIATKKANLLVKSVTEIPNKPNDATWINYIRCHDDIGLGYDDEFVRAIGSEPAAHKQFLLNYYCGKLEWSPAKGLIFMYNPKNGDGRITGSAASLLGLETALEQNNKNIVDYAISKILMMHGIILTYGGIPMIYAGDEIGTLNDYSYEQNEDHVNDNRWVNRPMQNWGAVAQLKKSDDSPSAIIFNGLKHMIRLRREHRAFADSNDIKIHGCPNQHIFAFQRTHEDESVWVLSNFNEVTETLNIGWLLSIGIHAGENSIDLLTGKTFELIHNELPIKPYEQLWIKNI; this is encoded by the coding sequence ATGAACCAAGCTGAATTACTAAGGTTATTGGCTGAAAGAGGTCAAAAGAAAAAAGGCGCAAATTCTTTAAGTTCTTTATTTGAGCAAAGACTAGCGACCAATCTTTCTCTTGTAAAGACTCAGTTTTTTTCATTGTACCAAGAAACAGAGCATAAAGCATATTTCTTTACACTTTTAGATACCTTAGACACACTTTTCAAAGACCGACCTACAGAACTTCAAAAGCAAGATATTGCGCGCTTAAATTCTGGAAACTGGTACCAGAGCGAACAAATGGTAGGTATGCAGATGTATGTTGATCGCTTTAACAAAGACATTAACGGACTAAAAGATAAATTACCTTATTTCCAAGATTTAGGTGTCAATTTTCTTCACCTAATGCCCATAACTACAAGACCTTCTGGTGAAAACGATGGTGGTTATGCTGTAAATAGCTATCATGAAATTGACCCTAAATACGGCACAAAAGAAGATTTTACAACGTTTACCAAAAAAGCTCGAGATCATAACATGTTCTTAATGTTAGACTTCGTTGTCAACCATACTTCAGATGAGTTTATATGGGCAAAAAAAGCGAAAGAAGGTAGCCAGCACCATCAAAATTACTATTACACCTATTCTGACCGTCATATACCAGATGAGTTTGAAAAGACGCTGCCAGAAATATTTCCACAATCAGCACCAGGAAATTTCACCTATAACCAAGAAATGGAGAAGTGGGTAATGACCTGCTTTAATAACTACCAATGGGATTTAAATTATAGAAACCCAGAAGTATTTATTGAAATGCTCGGTAATTTAATGTCTCTTGCAAATTTAGGCGTAGATGTTATCCGTTTTGATGCTCTTGCATTTCTATGGAAAAAGTTAGGAACATCATCACAAAATCTTCCTGAAGCGCACACCCTTATTTCACTTTTTAGAATGTGCTTGCAAGTAATTGCACCAGGCGTTATTCTTTTGGCAGAAGCTATTGTTGCCCCTAGAAATATTATAAAATATTTTGGCGAAGATACCACAGAAGGTAATGAGTGCGAAGTTGCATACAATGCCTCGCTAATGGCTTTATTATGGAATTCGATAGCCACTAAAAAAGCCAATTTATTGGTCAAGAGTGTCACGGAAATCCCAAATAAACCTAATGACGCTACCTGGATCAATTACATTCGATGCCATGATGATATCGGACTTGGTTATGACGATGAATTTGTACGTGCAATAGGATCTGAACCTGCTGCTCACAAACAGTTTTTATTAAATTATTACTGTGGCAAATTAGAATGGTCACCGGCAAAAGGGCTCATATTTATGTATAACCCTAAAAACGGTGATGGTAGAATTACCGGAAGTGCAGCATCTCTACTAGGATTAGAAACTGCTCTAGAACAAAACAACAAGAATATAGTTGACTATGCTATCTCCAAAATTTTAATGATGCATGGTATTATTCTAACCTATGGTGGTATTCCTATGATTTATGCAGGTGATGAAATAGGGACATTAAACGATTATAGCTACGAGCAGAATGAGGACCATGTTAATGATAATAGATGGGTAAATAGACCTATGCAAAATTGGGGTGCTGTAGCTCAATTGAAAAAATCTGATGACAGTCCTTCCGCTATTATTTTCAACGGATTAAAGCATATGATTCGTCTAAGAAGGGAGCATAGAGCATTTGCAGACTCCAACGATATAAAAATTCACGGCTGCCCTAATCAACATATTTTTGCTTTCCAAAGAACCCATGAAGATGAAAGTGTTTGGGTACTGTCTAATTTTAATGAAGTTACCGAAACCTTAAATATTGGCTGGTTACTTTCTATAGGTATTCATGCAGGTGAAAATTCTATTGACCTACTTACCGGGAAAACTTTTGAGCTTATCCATAATGAGTTGCCTATAAAGCCCTACGAGCAACTTTGGATTAAAAATATTTGA
- a CDS encoding ATP-binding protein — protein MINKRLLVKNLLAHNDENSFYDKKRFISIGEKEGKGKFLKHVCALANSNPANNSFIVIGVEDEDNKIVGVDFFDDSKIQNLVNAYLDNPPLISYENIPFPHLSEGKVVGLVTIKSIGKICSLRKNIWKYYGGSVFFREGSISLPKVFDIELKDSNSEAVATIEQHAKNNIELTLDGVIDFINHRHKDLESDYKVFKEQFVVCWAGNKKVVNGETYFYRVDIELINEQVKLFYSNLDEVTITYNNDSFTTIEYVQLGLAAKQKYYPLEKVVINFSENGTYQITSDLLFEPPVHNEDELKKIYKSNNALVDKAKKNTELTIAEVKQLRYLADSYLICFLNGFEEAKERMENARQILKPKYPGINASLKEALRVLRKVKYS, from the coding sequence ATGATTAATAAACGCCTTTTGGTAAAAAACTTACTCGCTCATAACGACGAGAATAGTTTTTACGATAAAAAGCGATTTATTTCAATTGGAGAAAAAGAAGGTAAGGGTAAGTTTTTAAAGCATGTTTGTGCATTGGCAAATAGCAATCCTGCGAATAATTCTTTCATTGTTATTGGGGTTGAAGATGAGGATAATAAAATAGTAGGTGTAGATTTTTTTGATGATAGTAAGATTCAAAATTTGGTGAATGCCTATTTAGATAATCCTCCGTTAATATCTTACGAGAATATTCCATTTCCACATTTGTCAGAAGGTAAAGTGGTGGGTTTGGTGACTATAAAATCTATCGGTAAAATTTGTTCACTTAGAAAAAACATCTGGAAATATTATGGTGGTTCTGTATTTTTTAGAGAGGGCAGTATAAGCTTGCCTAAGGTTTTTGATATTGAACTTAAAGATAGTAACTCAGAGGCTGTCGCGACTATTGAACAGCATGCGAAAAACAATATAGAGCTTACCCTTGATGGTGTCATCGACTTTATAAACCACAGGCATAAAGATTTAGAAAGCGATTATAAAGTCTTTAAAGAACAATTTGTAGTCTGCTGGGCCGGTAATAAAAAAGTGGTCAATGGAGAAACATATTTCTACAGGGTCGATATTGAATTGATTAATGAGCAAGTAAAATTGTTCTACTCTAATTTAGATGAAGTTACCATCACATATAATAATGATTCATTTACCACCATTGAATATGTGCAGCTTGGGTTGGCCGCAAAACAAAAGTACTATCCTTTAGAAAAGGTGGTGATAAATTTCAGTGAAAACGGCACATACCAAATTACGAGCGATTTACTTTTTGAGCCACCGGTTCATAATGAAGACGAGCTAAAAAAGATTTATAAGAGCAATAATGCTTTGGTGGATAAGGCGAAAAAGAATACGGAATTGACTATTGCTGAAGTAAAGCAATTGAGATACTTAGCAGATTCATATTTAATATGCTTTCTCAACGGATTTGAAGAAGCAAAGGAACGAATGGAAAATGCTAGGCAGATTTTAAAGCCAAAATACCCGGGTATAAATGCTTCGCTCAAAGAAGCGCTTCGTGTACTTAGAAAAGTGAAGTATAGTTAG